In Microplitis demolitor isolate Queensland-Clemson2020A chromosome 9, iyMicDemo2.1a, whole genome shotgun sequence, one genomic interval encodes:
- the LOC103574730 gene encoding protein TRC8 homolog, whose protein sequence is MDPLVGDRMMGIANVVMRVPPLFIIDELLRIGLGMPEETIVLNATDHYDYDKYASVQNTIVGSIASVATAEPSLIQSFNINSYFYQAYILTIMRFFACCFGIAASIYTFMLWTGHLIIVYMYLISVGTIFVSYWSNVRTMQSIITYTSTYNPNITSTPSILDDVLRLNFNHLIENGPGNIVIQNYIIQAILASVFCYIHLAPRHVILDRLLFISFLIPSILGIYPLPPTVLHHTPVIAALLPLLVCKFILWYSSISMLKIMHSGYQHARTFISNYGLSALAEIEWMRLNVPNVLRTFWMLRVFEQIVQLLGTHYNEESFTLSTLIRTLLVNGCETLTALLGMTSIISSICHYIGCFFRWVLLTEDDEEKSIGTVSAILFYILALQTGLTSLDREKRLVRLFRNFCLLSTAVLHFVHNIVNPVLMSISASHNPALRRHLRALSVCLFLIVFPITLLVFLWSHFSMSTWLLAVSIFCVEVIVKVCVSLAIYGLFLFDAYRSTFWEPLDDCLYVIRSFGNTVEFAFGVILFFNGVWILLFESGGAIRAIMMGIHAYFNIWNEAKAGWSVFMKRRTAVYKINSLPEANVDQLRRLDDVCAICYQEMKSAKVTRCNHFFHGVCLRKWLYVQDRCPLCHDILYKVETPPEKEPAQAPGGSQDPVARERENVEDERPDLAPGRETSTIIR, encoded by the exons atggatcCACTAGTCGGCGACCGCATGATGGGAATCGCAAACGTTGTGATGCGAGTACCTccactttttataattgacgAGCTGCTAAGAATCGGATTGGGAATGCCCGAAGAGACCATTGTACTGAATGCTACTGACCACTATGATTACGATAAATATGCGAGCGTCCAGAATACTATTGTTGGATCAATAGCTTCTGTTGCTACAGCGGAACCTTCTTTAATACaatcttttaatattaatagttatttCTATCAAGCTTATATTCTTACTATTATGAGGTTTTTCGCTTGTTGTTTTG GTATCGCAGCTTCTATTTACACATTTATGCTTTGGACTGgtcatttaataattgtctACATGTACCTGATATCTGTTGGCACAATATTCGTGTCCTATTGGTCCAACGTGAGAACAATGCAATCAATAATAACTTACACGTCTACTTACAATCCAAATATCACGTCAACTCCAAGTATTTTGGACGATGTGCTCCGGTTGAACTTCAATCATTTGATTGAAAACGGACCTGGGAATATCGTTATCCAGAATTATATAATCCAAGCTATTTTGGCGAGTGTCTTCTGCTACATCCATCTGGCTCCACGTCACGTCATCCTCGACAGGTTACTTTTCATAAGCTTCCTCATACCATCGATTCTTGGTATTTACCCCCTGCCT CCGACTGTTTTACATCACACACCAGTAATAGCAGCTCTACTTCCCCTTTTAGTCTGCAAGTTCATTCTCTGGTACAGCAGCATCtcaatgttgaaaataatgcACTCCGGGTATCAGCATGCGCGGACCTTTATTAGCAACTACGGGCTTTCAGCCCTCGCGGAAATAGAATGGATGCGACTAAACGTGCCCAATGTACTCCGAACTTTTTGGATGTTGCGAGTTTTTGAGCAGATAGTCCAGCTGCTTGGCACCCACTACAATGAGGAATCTTTCACTTTATCAACTTTAATCCGGACTTTACTAGTAAACGGCTGTGAAACCCTGACTGCCTTATTAGGCATGACTTCCATAATATCCTCTATCTGTCATTACATCGGTTGCTTCTTCCGATGGGTTCTTCTCACGGAAGACGATGAGGAAAAGAGTATAGGAACAGTATCTGCCATTTTGTTTTACATTCTTGCTCTGCAGACTGGTCTGACATCCCTGGACCGGGAGAAACGACTAGTCCGTCTTTTCCGTAACTTTTGTCTTCTGTCTACAGCAGTCTTGCATTTTGTCCACAACATCGTAAACCCAGTTCTTATGTCAATCAGCGCCTCCCATAATCCGGCACTTAGACGTCACTTGCGGGCGCTTAGTGTCTGCCTCTTTCTAATCGTCTTTCCGATAACACTTTTAGTCTTCCTCTGGTCACACTTCAGTATGTCTACCTGGCTCCTGGCTGTCTCAATCTTCTGCGTTGAAGTCATCGTTAAAGTTTGCGTGTCTCTAGCCATTTATGGTCTCTTCCTTTTCGATGCCTACCGAAGTACCTTCTGGGAACCACTTGATGACTGTCTCTACGTAATTCGCAGCTTTGGTAACACTGTAGAGTTCGCTTTTGGCGTAATCCTCTTCTTCAATGGCGTCTGGATTCTTCTGTTTGAGTCTGGAGGCGCAATACGCGCAATTATGATGGGCATACACGCGTACTTCAATATTTGGAACGAGGCTAAGGCAGGATGGAGCGTATTTATGAAGCGTCGTACTGCTGTctacaaaataaattcactACCTGAGGCGAATGTTGATCAACTTCGTAGGCTTGATGACGTATGCGCTATCTGCTATCAAGAAATGAAGAGCGCTAAAGTAACCAGGTGCAATCACTTCTTCCACGGGGTTTGCTTAAGGAAATGGCTTTACGTACAAGACAGATGCCCTTTGTGTCACGACATTCTTTATAAAGTTGAAACCCCTCCGGAAAAGGAACCAGCCCAAGCACCTGGTGGTAGCCAGGATCCAGTAGCGAGGGAAAGAGAAAATGTTGAAGACGAGAGACCAGACTTGGCGCCAGGCAGAGAAACTTCAACAATCATCAGGTGA